One Amaranthus tricolor cultivar Red isolate AtriRed21 chromosome 10, ASM2621246v1, whole genome shotgun sequence genomic window carries:
- the LOC130826341 gene encoding protein IQ-DOMAIN 14-like, with amino-acid sequence MGKKGSWFSAIKKVFTHSSKEKVADGREKNSSKEKRKKGLGKLKHGDGHSFLPFVREPSSIEKILGEVEREHQVTNYGPPTPPENPKPVALHVTPPPVRPSSPPVRTNIPPVRAATPPRAPTLPRRASPPRETVQSIPHSRDAPREPSPPARTVASPTRAATPVNDTTPNRVLSSKFVQYRRPEPSLRDQHACATKIQAVFRGYMARRSFRAIRGLVRLQGVMKGHSVKRQTVNALKSMQMLVRVQNQIHSRRIQMLENQVLQRQAMYKNDQDLESSFGKWMSENQEEWDDSTLTKEEREARMKRKFDAIVKRERAMAYAYSHQVWKSTTRTANGALADFRSGGYPYWWNWLEKRQVPPLTPTNPPRSPAMKNFLATPTRSVSNFKASPVPQSCNLGSPSPRFDTMDTPTPRSTRSSVAPRSRHARTPPSRFQQKTSRGSAATSPFNGRAFKDDDSLMSCPPFSVPRYMSSTVSANAKLKGIPDSPSSTSDDPRRRMSFPFTQGGGSFKWNKDKESGSPSVLGKTQSVQSVGNMSVDSTVSMPATVGRKPFNRFV; translated from the exons ATGGGAAAGAAAGGAAGCTGGTTTTCAGCAATTAAAAAGGTCTTTACACATAGTTCTAAGGAGAAAGTAGCTGAT GGAAGAGAGAAGAACAGCTCAAAAGAGAAAAGGAAGAAAGGACTTGGGAAGCTAAAACATGGAGATGGACATTCGTTTTTACCGTTTGTTAGAGAGCCAAGTAGCATTGAAAAAATACTCGGGGAGGTTGAAAGAGAGCACCAAGTTACAAATTATGGGCCTCCTACGCCACCTGAGAACCCGAAACCCGTAGCTCTACATGTAACTCCTCCCCCAGTTAGACCCTCTAGCCCCCCTGTAAGAACTAATATCCCCCCTGTTAGAGCTGCTACCCCTCCCAGAGCTCCCACTCTGCCAAGGAGAGCTTCGCCTCCAAGGGAAACTGTTCAGTCTATTCCACATTCAAGGGATGCCCCACGAGAGCCTTCCCCTCCAGCGCGAACGGTAGCTTCTCCGACAAGAGCTGCAACCCCTGTAAATGATACGACTCCTAATAGGGTTCTTTCCTCAAAGTTTGTTCAATACCGGAGGCCAGAGCCGAGCTTAAGAGATCAGCATGCTTGTGCTACTAAGATCCAGGCAGTTTTTAGAGGTTATATG GCAAGGAGGAGTTTTAGGGCTATTAGAGGTCTGGTGCGGCTGCAAGGAGTGATGAAAGGGCATAGCGTAAAGCGACAAACAGTAAATGCTTTGAAAAGCATGCAGATGTTGGTTCGTgtacaaaatcaaattcactCGCGGAGGATCCAGATGTTGGAAAATCAAGTACTTCAGCGGCAAGCCATGTATAAGAATGATCAAGACCTAGAGAGCAGTTTTGGCAAGTGGATG TCGGAAAATCAGGAGGAATGGGATGACAGCACACTGACTAAAGAAGAAAGAGAAGCAAGAATGAAGCGGAAGTTTGATGCAATCGTTAAGAGAGAAAGAGCGATGGCCTATGCATACTCCCATCAG GTGTGGAAATCAACTACAAGAACGGCAAACGGAGCTTTGGCAGACTTCCGGTCAGGAGGATACCCCTACTGGTGGAACTGGTTAGAAAAACGGCAAGTACCTCCATTGACACCCACGAACCCTCCACGAAGCCCCGCTATGAAGAACTTCCTAGCAACCCCCACTAGATCAGTATCAAACTTCAAGGCTAGCCCCGTGCCTCAATCATGTAACCTTGGTAGTCCTAGTCCTAGGTTTGATACTATGGATACCCCGACTCCAAGATCTACTCGGTCATCGGTTGCTCCAAGATCAAGACACGCAAGAACCCCACCGAGTAGATTTCAGCAAAAAACATCGAGAGGAAGTGCTGCAACATCACCTTTCAACGGCAGAGCATTCAAAGACGATGACAGCCTCATGAGCTGCCCCCCTTTCTCTGTCCCGCGTTACATGTCTTCTACGGTTTCTGCTAACGCTAAATTAAAAGGAATCCCGGATAGTCCAAGTAGTACAAGTGATGACCCTAGAAGGCGGATGTCATTTCCGTTTACTCAAGGTGGCGGATCTTTCAAGTGGAACAAAGACAAGGAGAGTGGCTCGCCGAGCGTTTTAGGGAAGACGCAGTCAGTGCAATCGGTAGGAAACATGAGTGTTGATTCTACGGTTTCTATGCCTGCCACTGTTGGACGAAAGCCATTTAACCGTTTTGTGTGa